A single genomic interval of Bacteroidota bacterium harbors:
- a CDS encoding T9SS type A sorting domain-containing protein codes for MRYLLLFLLVLAAPSWAQSSDFDAFVLSQGAFGNQNSSVVLIGSGDNGPFADGFANERVLTQGAAVIGDRLYLTAGSSFLGTDRLDVFDIATEAQVDQVTEGLVNPRYIAEVAPGKAYVTNTDFAGGGFVLPLDLSTGTPGTPIPVVGNPEDVTLSAGRAFVALGAFGASDSLAVIDPATDTLVDYIDVACGARFVIAASGFVVATCTDTDEAVIIDPATLDVADRIALGVEIGDPNQSGQDANSTQTIFPVGRTEEEGSGILISSETGLLSVTINVDGMTGAPITDVFTIPIAGTAERPITALAGNAQRGFIVGRPDADNAFSANGTVELYDGSGALVTSFEAGIFPSYVALNPDRFGGTAVAEGPGASALPVALAGPNPTRGQTALAITLRQPATVRVTIHDMTGRVARTLDATLAAGTQRIDLDMGGLPAGAYLARVAADEGLATVPLVLVR; via the coding sequence ATGCGCTACTTGCTCCTCTTCCTGCTCGTCCTCGCCGCCCCATCGTGGGCGCAGTCGTCTGACTTCGACGCATTCGTCCTGAGTCAGGGGGCATTCGGAAACCAGAACAGTTCTGTCGTCCTCATCGGGTCGGGCGACAATGGTCCCTTCGCCGACGGGTTCGCCAACGAGCGCGTCCTGACGCAGGGAGCCGCCGTCATCGGCGATCGTCTCTACCTGACAGCTGGGTCGTCGTTTCTTGGAACCGACCGACTCGATGTGTTCGACATCGCGACAGAGGCCCAGGTCGACCAGGTCACCGAAGGGCTCGTCAACCCCCGCTACATCGCCGAGGTGGCACCCGGGAAGGCATACGTGACGAACACCGACTTCGCCGGCGGCGGGTTCGTTCTTCCCCTCGACCTGTCCACGGGAACGCCCGGGACGCCCATCCCGGTCGTCGGGAACCCGGAGGATGTCACACTCTCGGCAGGCCGTGCGTTCGTCGCGCTCGGCGCCTTCGGTGCGTCGGACTCGCTCGCTGTGATCGACCCGGCGACCGACACGCTCGTGGACTACATCGACGTCGCGTGCGGTGCCCGGTTCGTCATCGCTGCGTCTGGGTTCGTGGTCGCGACGTGCACCGATACCGACGAGGCCGTCATCATCGACCCGGCGACGCTGGACGTAGCGGATCGGATCGCGTTGGGCGTCGAGATCGGCGACCCGAACCAGTCCGGCCAAGACGCCAACTCCACACAGACCATCTTCCCCGTGGGCCGGACCGAGGAGGAGGGCTCAGGCATCCTCATCAGCTCCGAGACCGGGCTCTTGTCCGTAACCATCAACGTTGACGGGATGACGGGCGCCCCAATCACCGATGTCTTTACCATTCCGATTGCTGGGACGGCCGAGCGGCCAATCACGGCACTCGCCGGCAATGCACAGAGAGGATTCATCGTCGGCCGCCCAGATGCGGACAACGCGTTCTCGGCGAACGGGACCGTGGAGCTCTACGACGGATCGGGGGCACTCGTCACCTCGTTCGAGGCTGGCATCTTCCCCTCGTACGTGGCGCTGAATCCGGACCGCTTCGGAGGCACCGCCGTGGCCGAGGGGCCCGGAGCGTCGGCGCTTCCCGTCGCACTCGCCGGCCCGAACCCGACACGCGGCCAGACCGCGCTCGCCATCACGCTTCGCCAGCCGGCGACCGTCCGCGTGACCATCCACGACATGACGGGCCGCGTCGCACGCACCCTCGACGCGACCCTTGCGGCGGGCACGCAGCGCATCGACCTCGACATGGGCGGGCTCCCCGCTGGCGCCTACCTGGCGCGCGTCGCCGCGGACGAAGGCCTCGCGACGGTCCCCCTCGTTCTGGTGCGATGA